CTGGCATCAGCCGCGTTGTCATCGAACGCCCGGCCAAGAAGGCCCGTGTGACCATCTACTCGGCTCGTCCGGGTGTGATCATCGGCAAAAAGGGCTCGGACATTGAGAAGCTCCGTAAGGACCTCTCAAAGATGACCGGCGCCGGTGACGTCAGTCTTAATATCGTCGAAGTCCGCAAGCCGGAAATCGACGCGACCCTGATCGCTGAAAACGTAGCGCAGCAGCTCGAACGTCGTGTGGCTTTCCGCCGTGCGATGAAGCGGGTGATGCAGAGCGCCATGCGTCTTGGCGCCGAAGGGATCCGAATCAACGCGTCGGGCCGTCTTGGCGGAGCCGAAATCGCGCGGATGGAATGGTATCGCGAAGGCCGTGTGCCGCTGCATACGCTCCGTGCCGACATCGACTATGGTACTGCGGTTGCACAAACCGCCTATGGCGTGATCGGTATTAAGGTGTGGGTATTCAAGGGAGAAATCCTGGCCCACGATCCTCAGGCCCAGGATAAGCGGGCTCAGGAGCAGCAGAAGGCAGGCGGTTCCCGTCAGTAATCTGGCGGTGACGAAGGAAGAAGGCACAAGACCATGCTTCAGCCGAAGAAGACGAAATTCAGAAAGGCCTTCAAGGGCCGCATCCATGGGGACGCCAAAGGCGGCGCAACCGTGGCATTCGGTTCCTATGGCCTTAAGGCTGTCGAGCCTGCTCGCGTTACCGCGCGTCAGATCGAAGCCGCACGCCGTGCCATCACGCGTCATATGAAGCGTGCTGGTAAAATGTGGATCCGCATCTTCCCAGATGTGCCGGTTTCGTCGAAGCCTGCCGAGGTTCGCATGGGTAAAGGTAAGGGTGCTCCAGAGTTCTGGATGGCCCGCGTAAAGCCCGGTCGCATCATCTTTGAAGTAGATGGGGTTGACAACGAGACCATGCGTGGTGCATTTGAACGCGCAGCGGCGAAGTTGCCGATGAAAGTTAAGGTCGTCGCCCGACTCGGCGAACAGATCTGAGCCGGTGGTTGAAGGAATAGAGCCATGAAAATCGCAGAACTTCGGGCAAAGACCGAAGATCAGCTTAAGGGACAGATTGTTGAGCTCAAAAAAGAGCGTTTCAATCTTCGTTTCCAGAAGGCAACCGGCCAGCTTGAGAGCACGGCGCGTGTGCGTGAAATCCGTCGCACGATCGCCCAGATTAACACGCTCCTGACTGAGCGTGCGGTCGTCGCCCAGGGCAAGGCCTGAGCGCAGGTAGGATAAGGAGGCGACGATGCCGAAGCGTATATTGCAGGGTGTGGTGGTCAGCGATGCGAACGACAAGACCGTAGTGGTCCGGATCGAACGCCGCTTCACCCACCCGCTGGTTAAAAAAGTGGTGCGGCGTTCCAAGAAGTACCATGCCCATGACGAGCAGAACCTCTGCAAGTCGGGTGATGTGGTTCGCATCGAGGAATGCCGTCCGATGTCCAAGCTCAAAACGTGGCGCGTTCTCGAAAACGTCACCAAGGGCGCTGGAGCCTAATAAAGCTGACGGAATGATGCTTGCATCGTTCTTAGTCTGAGCCTCGTTTTTGTTATTTAGAGTGGGAACAAGCCCATGATCCAGATGCAAACCAACCTGGACGTCGCCGATAACTCGGGCGCCCGTCGGGTGCAGTGCATTAAGGTCCTCGGGGGCTCCAAGCGGAAAACTGCGACGGTGGGTGACATCATCGTAGTTAGCGTGAAGGAAGCCATTCCGCGCGGCCGAGTGAAAAAAGGTGACGTGCATCGCGCCGTCATCGTGCGGACGGCCTTTGTCGTTCGTCGCGTCGATGGTACCGCGATCCGATTCGATCGCAATGCTGCCGTGCTTGTGAACAAGCAGGGCGAGCCGATCGGCACCCGTATCTTCGGTCCGGTTGTCCGCGAGCTTCGCGCACGCAACCATATGAAGATTATTTCGCTGGCGCCGGAGGTGCTCTGATGGCTCAGGCTAAATTAAAGATTAAGAAGGGCGACAAAGTCGTCGTTCTTGCCGGTAAGGACAAAGGCAAGCAGGGCGAAATCCTGGCCGTCCACCGGGATACGAACCGCGCGGTTGTGAGCGGCGTGAATGTGGTGAAACGCCACACGCGTCCTGGCCCGCAGGGGCAGGGTGGCATTCTTGAGAAAGAAGCCGCTTTGCACATCTCGAACATTGCCATCGTTGACCCGAAGACCGGTAAAGCGACGCGCATTGGGTATAAATTTTTGGAAGACGGCCGTAAGGTCCGATTCGCGAAAGGTTCCGGGGAGGTGATCGATGTCTGATTATCGTCCGCGCCTTCAGGAAATCTATCAGAACGAAATTCGTAACGCTCTGAAAGAGAAATTCGCTTATACAAACGAATTTCAGATCCCGAAGCTTGAAAAGATCGTGCTGAACATGGGTGTGGGCGAAGCAGCCCAGGACTCGAAGAAGATCAAATCCGCAGCTGAAGAGCTCGGCCTGATCGCTGGTCAGCGCGTCGTTATCACCAAGTCCAAGAAGTCGATTGCCGGCTTCAAGATCCGTGATGGAATGCCGATCGGTTGCAAGGTTACTCTGCGCCGCGAACGCATGTATGAGTTCCTTGACCGTCTGATCAACATTGCCCTTCCTCGCGTCCGCGATTTCCGTGGCGTGAATGGCAAGTCGTTCGATGGTCGCGGCAACTATGCGCTCGGCCTGAAAGAACAGATCGTGTTCCCGGAAATCAACTACGATAAAGTTGATAAAGTCCGGGGCATGGACATCATCATCTGCACGTCAGCTCAGACGGATGAGGAAGCCAAGGCACTGCTCGCCAGCTTCCGCATGCCGTTCGTAAATTGATACGGCAGGTATATTCCGAACACTTTGGTCGGCGTGACGCAGACAAGGAGCGAGAGTGATGGCGAAGAAGAGCTCCATCCTCAAGAACAAGAAGCGGGAAGCTTTGGTAAAAAAGACGGCTAACCGCCGTGCGAAGCTTTTGGCGGTCGCCAACGACAAGACTTTGTCGATGGAGGATCAGTTTCAGGCTCGCCTGAAACTTGCCGAATTGCCGCGCAACGGTAACCCGACGCGGGTTCGCAACAGATGCGAACTGACTGGTCGTCCGCGGGCCGTTTACCGCAAGTTCAAGCTGTGCCGTAACGCGCTGCGCGAGCTCGCTTCCATTGGCGCTCTCCCGGGCGTCACAAAGTCCAGCTGGTAATAAGGAGAGCGGCACCATGTCGATGACCGATCCGCTCGGCGATATGCTGACCCGTATCCGTAACGGACAGCGGGCTAACAAATCCACCGTGGATGCGCCGGTTTCAAACCTGCGTCAGCGCGTGCTTGAAGTGTTGAAGCGCGAAGGCTACATCCGCGGTTTTGAACGTGCTGAAACGGAAAACCATCCGGTTTTGCGTATTGAGCTGAAATACTATGAAGGGCAGCCGGTGATCCGCACGATTACGCGTATCTCCAAACCTGGCCGCCGCGTTTACTCGTCGGTCAAGGACCTGCCGCGGATCCGCAACGGTCTTGGCATCTCGATCGTGTCGACGCCGAAGGGTGTGCTGTCAGATGCTGAGGCTCGCGACGCCAATGTTGGCGGCGAGATCCTCTGCACCATATTCTAGGATCAGAACAATGTCGCGGATTGGCAAGAAACCCGTACCCGTCCCGCAGGGCGTCACCGTCGCGCTGAATGATAACAATCTCAGCGTGAAGGGCCCGAAGGGCGAACTGCATCTGGCGCTCGTTGATGAAGTTGTGATCTCGTATGAGAACAACGAACTCAGCGTTCAGCCCAAGGGTGACAGCAAGCGCGCACGCTCCATGTGGGGCATGCAGCGTACGCTCGTCAACAACGTCGTGACCGGTGTCACCACCGGCTTCACGGAAAACCTTGAGATCACCGGCGTCGGTTACCGTGCTGCAATGAAGGGCAAAGACCTTCAGCTCAGCCTCGGTTTCAGCCATGAAGTGGTGTTCCAGGTTCCGGAAGGGATCACGGTTGTTGTTCCCGAGCCGACCAAAATCACGATCACCGGCATCGACAAGCAAAAGGTCGGCCAGGTGGCTGCAAAGGTCCGCGAATACCGTAAGCCAGAGCCTTACAAGGGCAAGGGTATCCGGTATGCGGGTGAATTCATCTTCCGCAAGGAAGGCAAGAAGAAGTAAAGGTGGCCAGCCATGTCAACCGCTGACAAACTCTTCGCGCGCCGCCGGCGCCGTGTACGTACGAAACTGTCGCAGACTGCTGGCGATCGTCTCCGTCTTTCGATCCATCGTTCCAACCTGCATATCTATGCCCAGGTTATCGATGATGTGAAAGGTGTGACTTTGGCTGCGGCTTCGACGCTGGATGAGACGCTGAAGGGCACGAGCGGCGGCAATATTGCCGCAGCGAGCGCTGTTGGCAAATTGATTGCCGAGCGGGCTAAAGCCGCGGGTATTTCAAACGTCGTGTTTGATCGCGGCGGCTTCATCTACCATGGCCGCGTCAAGGCCCTGGCCGAAGCCGCGCGTGAAGGCGGCCTTGCCTTCTAAGGCGGCCTTTTAACGGATCGAGTTGAGGGAAAGGAACCCGGCGTCATGGCACGGCCAGACAAATTTGAACGGGAAGAATCGGAATTCATCGAGAAACTGGTGCACATCAATCGTGTCGCCAAGGTGGTGAAGGGTGGCCGTCGCTTCGGCTTTGCCGCTCTGATGATTGTGGGCGATGGGAAAGGCCGCGTCGGCTTTGGTCATGGCAAGGCACGTGAAGTGCCGGAAGCCATCCGCAAGGCAACGGAAGCGGCTAAAAAGTCGATGGTCCGTATCCCTCTGCGCGAAGGCCGCACGCTGCATCACGATCTCGAAGGCCGCCATGGTGCTGGTCGCGTGGTCATGCGCTATGCGCCGGAAGGCACCGGGATTATCGCCGGTGGTCCGATGCGCGCAGTGTTTGAAGGCCTCGGTGTTCATGACGTGGTTGCGAAATCACTCGGATCTTCGAACGCCTACAACATGATCCGCGCTACCTTTGATGCGCTTCAGAAGCAGCTTGCCCCGCGTCAGGTCGCGGCTCGCCGCAGCCTGAAGGTCGCTGATCTGATTGCTCGCCGTGGCGAAGCCCCGCGTGATGCTGAAAGCGGAGAATAATCATGGCCGCCAAGAAAACCCTTAAAGTGACGCAGATCGGTAGCCCGATCCGTCGCGAGAAGAGCCAGGAAGCGACCCTGATCGGTCTTGGCCTCAACAAGATTAACCGCACGCGCGAGCTTGAAGACACGCCGTCGGTCCGTGGCATGATTGCCAAGGTTCAGCATATGGTACGGGTGGAGGAGTAATCCTCCCCACCGATCTATTCCAACGTTGGGAACAGACGTCATGAAACTCAATGATCTTGCCGAACATCCTCAGGCGCGGAAGCTCCGCACCCGCGTTGGTCGTGGTATCGGTTCTGGCCTGGGTAAGACCTCGGGTCGTGGTCAAAAAGGTCAGGGCTCGCGCTCTGGCGTCGCGATCAAGGGCTTTGAAGGTGGTCAGATGTCGCTTCTGCGCCGTCTGCCGAAGCGCGGTTTCAACAATATCCATGCCTTGGATTATGTTGAACTGAACCTCGGCCGTCTGCAGGACGCGATCGACACCAAGCAGCTCGACGCCAAGGACATCACGGGTGAAAAGCTTGTGGCCGCTGGCGTATTGCGTCGCCTGAGAGACGGTGTGCGTTTGCTCGCCAAGGGTTCGATCACGTCGGCGGTGACCATCACCGTTGCCGGCGCTTCGAAGTCTGCCATCGCCGCTGTTGAAAAGGCTGGTGGTAAAGTTGAAGTTGCAGCTCCTAAGGCTGCACCTGTCGAAGCGTAAGTTTTCATAAGGCGCGGGTGATTATATGGCCTCGGCCGCAGAACAACTGGCAGCGAATCTCAATTTCGGGGCGATCGCTAAGGCGACCGAGCTGAAAAAGCGTATCTGGTTCACGCTTGGGGCCCTGATTGTCTATCGTCTCGGAACTTATATTCCGTTGCCGGGGATCGATCCGGTTGTTCTCAATCAGATCTTCTCGCAGAACTCCCAGGGTATCCTTGGGATGTTCAATATGTTCTCGGGCGGTGCCCTTCAGCGCATGACCATCTTTGCGCTGAACATCATGCCCTATATTTCGGCGTCGATCATCGTTCAGCTGATGACGTCGATTTCGCCGAGCTTCGCCGCTTTGAAAAAAGAAGGCGAAGCCGGGCGGAAAAAGCTCAATCAATACACCCGCTACGGCACCGTTCTTCTGACCGCACTTCAGGCTTATGGCCTGGCGGTCGGGCTTGAACATATGTCGGCGGGGGGTATGAGCGCGGCCATCGACCCCGGGTTCTTCTTCCGGGCGACGACGGTGATCACGCTCATCGGCGGTACCATGTTCCTCATGTGGCTCGGTGAACAGATCACCAGCCGCGGTGTGGGCAACGGGATTTCGCTGATCATTTTCGCCGGTATCATTGCCGAACTGCCACGGGCCCTTGCTGGAACCTTCCAGCTGTCGGTCGCCCAGAACTGGAATGTGTTCGCGATCCCGGCATTGCTGCTGTTCGTAGCCGGTGTCATCTATGTCATCGTCTATATGGAGCGCGCCCAGCGCCGGATCCTGATCCAGTATCCGAAACGCCAGGTGGGGATGAAAATCACCCAGGGTGAAAGCTCGCATCTGCCTCTCAAACTCAATACCGCTGGTGTGATTCCGCCAATTTTCGCCTCGTCCCTGCTGCTGATGCCGATGACCTTGGCCAGTTTCTCAGCGCAGGGCGGCGGGCCTGAATGGCTCACCACCATGACGTCGATGCTTGGCCACGGCCAGCCGCTCTATATTGTGTTCTATGTCCTGGGTATTGTATTCTTCTCGTTCTTTTACACGGCTGTTGTCTTCAATCCTGAGGATACGGCGGATAACCTGAAGAAATATGGTGGTTTCATTCCCGGCATTCGCCCAGGCAAGAACACCGCCGAATATCTTGACTTTGTGTTGACCCGCTTGACAGTTCTCGGTGCGATTTATCTGTCCGTTCTCTGTCTGTTGCCGGAAATCCTGATCTCTGAATTTGCTGTGCCGTTCTATTTTGGTGGTACTTCGCTGTTGATTGTCGTCAACGTGACCATGGACACTGTGGGCCAAATCCACAGCCATCTGATGGCGCATCAGTACGAAGGTTTGATCAAGAAGGCGAAGCTCAAAGGGGGCCGTGGTAAGTGAACATCATTCTTCTTGGGCCGCCCGGTGCGGGTAAGGGGACCCAGGCTCAGCGTTTGCAAGAGCGTCGTGGTTTGGTGCAGCTTTCGACCGGTGACATGCTCCGCGCTGCTGTGAAGGCAGGGACGGAGACTGGGACGGCCGCCAAGGGTTTTATGGATGCTGGCCAGTTGGTGCCGGACGCGGTTGTGATCGGCATCATTGCTGATCGGATCGATGCTCCGGACTGCAAAAACGGATTCATTCTCGATGGCTTCCCGCGCACCACGGCTCAGGCCGAAGCGCTAGACGGGATGCTGGCCGAGAAAAAGCTTAAACTCGATGGCGTTATCGAAATGGTTGTCGATGATGCCGCCCTGGTCGAACGGGTTACAGGACGTTATGCCTGCGCGAAATGCGGTGCTGGCTATCACGATCTGTTCCAGAAGCCCAAGGTTCCGGGTGTTTGTGATATCTGCGGCGGGACTGAATTTACCCGCCGTGCCGATGACAACCGGGAAACCGTGGTGTCGCGGCTTGAGTCTTACCACCGCCAGACGGCACCGCTGCTGCCCTATTATCGGGACAGGGGCACTCTGTTTGAGGTGGACGGTATGGCGGCCATTGACGACGTAACAACCCAGATCGAGACGATCCTGGACGGTTTCGACGGCAACCGCGCGTGATGAGGTGAGGGTCGGCCTGTTATTAGGTTGACTGACGAAGGCTTCTCCATATAATCGCGCAACCGAACGGCGGAGCCGGGTTGCAGGTTTCTGGCATTTCTGCTATCTGGGCGGAGCATTTTGAATAGTTTGATTCTCGGCCAGGCCAAACTGGCATGGCCGGGAGGATCGGGTTTTCCCATCAAGACTGTGACTTAGGTCTTTGTGGGAGGTTTTATCGGATTTCTGATTGGAGAACAGGTCGTGGCGCGTATAGCAGGCGTTAACATTCCGACCCAGAAGCAGGTTGAGATCGCTCTCACCTATATTCATGGGATTGGGCGGACCTTTGCGAAGCAAATTTGCGAAAAGGCGGGGATTCAGCCGAATCGCCGGGTCCACGATCTTGGCGATGCCGAGGTTCTCAAAATCCGCGAGCTGATCGACAGCGACTATATGGTCGAGGGTGATCTGCGTCGTGAAGTGTCGATGAACATCAAGCGCTTGATGGATCTGGCCAGCTATCGCGGTCTGCGTCATCGTAAGGGTTTGCCAGTTCATGGCCAACGGACGCATACCAATGCCCGCACCCGCAAGGGTAAGGCAAAGCCGATCGCCGGCAAGAAGAAGTAAGGGATAAGTAGCGATGGCTAAAGAACCGACACGTATTCGCCGCCGCGAGCGGAAGAATATTTCAAGCGGCGTGGCTCATGTCAACGCCAGCTTCAACAATACCATGGTCACCATTTCGGACGCTCAGGGCAATGTTATTTCCTGGTCCAGCTCCGGCATGATGGGCTTCAAGGGTTCGCGCAAATCGACTCCTTATGCAGCTCAGGTGGCTGCTGAGGACGCCGGTAAGAAAGCCGCGGAACATGGCATGAAGACGCTTGAAGTTGAAGTGAAGGGCCCGGGTTCGGGACGTGAGTCCGCTCTGCGTGCTTTGCAGGCTGTCGGCTTCACCATCACTTCGATCCGTGACGTTACGCCGATCCCGCATAACGGCTGCCGTCCGCCCAAGCGTCGTCGCGTCTGATCGCGACGGATCTGGCTGGTTGTCGGCTTTCCTCAGGGATGGCCGGTCTTTTAAACATGGAGTAGGGACCTGAGCCTTCGGGCCGGGTCCGGCTTTATAGCGCGAGGTTTGGATCGTGATTCAGAAGAACTGGCAAGAGCTGATCAAGCCGTCCAAGCTCGAAGTGGCTCAGCAGGACGATCGCCGTCGGGCGACTGTTGTTGCAGAACCGCTGGAGCGCGGTTTCGGCATGACTCTTGGAAACGCATTGCGCCGTGTGCTGATGTCGTCGCTCCAGGGTGCTGCTGTGACTGCCATTCAGATTGACGGCGTACTGCACGAGTTCTCGTCCATTCCGGGCGTTCGTGAAGACGTGACGGATATCGTCCTCAACATCAAGCAGCTGGCTATCGGCATGCGCGGCGAAGGGCCGAAGCGTCTGGTGCTTGAAGCTGATGGTCCGGGCGAAATTCGCGCAGGTCAGATCAAGACTGCGGCCGAAGTTGAAATCATGAACCCTGATCTCGTGATCTGCGCCCTCGATGAAGGCGCGCATCTCAAGATCGAAATGATCGTCGACAGTGGTAGCGGTTATGTTCCGGCTGATCGCAATCGTCCGGAAGATGCCCCGATCGGCCTCATCCCGGTCGATGCGCTCTACAGCCCAGTGCGCAAGGTCAGCTACAAGGTCGAGAACACCCGCGAGGGGCAAATTCTTGACTATGACAAGCTGGTCATGCAGGTCGAAACCGACGGTACGATCAGCCCGGAAGATGCGGTTGCTTATGCTGCGCGCATTCTTCAGGACCAGCTTCAGCTCTTCATCAATTTCGAAGAGCCGCAGGAAGCCGGTGTTGAAAAGGCTGCCGATGACCTCGGCTTCAATCGCAATCTTCTCCGTAAGGTGGATGAGCTTGAACTGTCGGTTCGCTCGGCCAACTGCCTGAAGAACGATAACATCATTTATATTGGCGATCTCGTCCGCAAGACCGAAGCAGAGATGCTCCGGACTCCGAACTTTGGCCGCAAGTCCTTGAATGAAATCAAGGAAGTGTTGTCGAGCATGGGGCTCCGTCTGGGCATGGATGTCGTGGGCTGGCCGCCGGAGAACATCGAAGACCTCGCCAAGAAGCTTGAGTCTGAAATTTAGGGCCGGATGGTCTTGAGGAGAAGTAATCATGCGCCATAATAAGGCGGGCCGTAAACTCGGCCGGACCAGCGAACACCGTAAAGCGCTTTTCGCCAACATGGCGTCGGCGCTGATCAAGCACGAACAGATCAGAACCACGTTGCCGAAGGCAAAGGAACTGCGTCCGGTGGTTGAGCGTCTTATCACGCTTGGCAAACGTGGCGGCCTGCATGCCCGTCGTCAGGCGCTGGCACGTCTGCCACAGACCGATGCGGTCATCGTCGAAAAGCTGTTCTCGGTTCTGTCCGAGCGCTATTCGGGACGTAGCGGCGGTTATACCCGCGTTCTGAAGGCCGGCTATCGCCCGGGTGACAACGCCGAAATGGCGATCATCGAGCTGGTGGACCGTGATCTCGCTGCAAAGGGCCAAAATTCGGGTCCGCTGCAGAACGGCGAAGAAAGCGAAGCCGCATAAGGCTCGCTTGGCAAGATTATGAAAAAGGGCAGCCATATGGCTGCCCTTTTTCGTTGTTAAGCGTATGGTTATGCGATCGGGTGCTGATCTCAGCTGCCGAGTATGGAACCAACAGGATGTGAGAGCGGAGATAGAGCATGGGGCCGACAAAACTGCGCATGCGGCTGGCGGGGATCTTGCTGGCGCTGCTGGTGACAGCTTGCGGCAGTGAAGGCGAAAGCCAGACCAACAAGGGCAGCGATAAACCGCCAACCGGTGTTGCGACCATGCCTGCGCCCGCCCGCGCGGCGACCCCAGCGAAAGCGGCGCCTGAGAGCAGGACCCAGGTGCAGATGTCTTTCGCCCCAGTGGTCAAACAGGTGTCTCCCGCCGTCGTCAATATCTATACCCGCAAGGTGATAAAGACCCAGGCAAGCCAGCTTGCGCCGCTGTTCAATGATCCTATGTTCCGGCGCTTTTTCGGTGACGGGGCCCGCAGCCTGCCACGGGAACGGGTCGAACGTTCGCTCGGCTCCGGTGTGATCGTGCGGCCGGATGGCCTGATCGTCACCAACAACCATGTGATCGGTGACGCTGACGAGATCACCGTCGCACTTTCTGATCGGCGTGAGTATGAGGCCAAGGTGATCCTGCGCGACGACAGCACCGATCTGGCTGTTTTACGTATCAATGTTGGGGCTGAAAAACTGCCCTATCTTGAGCTTCATGATTCGGACCGTCTTGAAGTGGGCGATATGGTGCTGGCGCTCGGCAATCCGTTTGGGGTTGGGCAGACGGTCACAAGCGGCATCGTCTCGGCGGTTGCGCGGACCAATGTGGGGGCCACCGATTACCAGTTTTTCATCCAGACCGATGCCGCGATCAACCCCGGCAATTCGGGCGGGGCGCTGGTCACGCTTGATGGCAAGCTTGCCGGCA
The sequence above is drawn from the Govania unica genome and encodes:
- the rpsC gene encoding 30S ribosomal protein S3, with the protein product MGQKVNPIGLRVGVNRTWDSRWFAEGDEYSSLLHEDMKMRAHVRKSLPQAGISRVVIERPAKKARVTIYSARPGVIIGKKGSDIEKLRKDLSKMTGAGDVSLNIVEVRKPEIDATLIAENVAQQLERRVAFRRAMKRVMQSAMRLGAEGIRINASGRLGGAEIARMEWYREGRVPLHTLRADIDYGTAVAQTAYGVIGIKVWVFKGEILAHDPQAQDKRAQEQQKAGGSRQ
- the rplP gene encoding 50S ribosomal protein L16, whose amino-acid sequence is MLQPKKTKFRKAFKGRIHGDAKGGATVAFGSYGLKAVEPARVTARQIEAARRAITRHMKRAGKMWIRIFPDVPVSSKPAEVRMGKGKGAPEFWMARVKPGRIIFEVDGVDNETMRGAFERAAAKLPMKVKVVARLGEQI
- the rpmC gene encoding 50S ribosomal protein L29; the protein is MKIAELRAKTEDQLKGQIVELKKERFNLRFQKATGQLESTARVREIRRTIAQINTLLTERAVVAQGKA
- the rpsQ gene encoding 30S ribosomal protein S17 gives rise to the protein MPKRILQGVVVSDANDKTVVVRIERRFTHPLVKKVVRRSKKYHAHDEQNLCKSGDVVRIEECRPMSKLKTWRVLENVTKGAGA
- the rplN gene encoding 50S ribosomal protein L14 yields the protein MIQMQTNLDVADNSGARRVQCIKVLGGSKRKTATVGDIIVVSVKEAIPRGRVKKGDVHRAVIVRTAFVVRRVDGTAIRFDRNAAVLVNKQGEPIGTRIFGPVVRELRARNHMKIISLAPEVL
- the rplX gene encoding 50S ribosomal protein L24 — its product is MAQAKLKIKKGDKVVVLAGKDKGKQGEILAVHRDTNRAVVSGVNVVKRHTRPGPQGQGGILEKEAALHISNIAIVDPKTGKATRIGYKFLEDGRKVRFAKGSGEVIDV
- the rplE gene encoding 50S ribosomal protein L5 — protein: MSDYRPRLQEIYQNEIRNALKEKFAYTNEFQIPKLEKIVLNMGVGEAAQDSKKIKSAAEELGLIAGQRVVITKSKKSIAGFKIRDGMPIGCKVTLRRERMYEFLDRLINIALPRVRDFRGVNGKSFDGRGNYALGLKEQIVFPEINYDKVDKVRGMDIIICTSAQTDEEAKALLASFRMPFVN
- the rpsN gene encoding 30S ribosomal protein S14 translates to MAKKSSILKNKKREALVKKTANRRAKLLAVANDKTLSMEDQFQARLKLAELPRNGNPTRVRNRCELTGRPRAVYRKFKLCRNALRELASIGALPGVTKSSW
- the rpsH gene encoding 30S ribosomal protein S8 codes for the protein MSMTDPLGDMLTRIRNGQRANKSTVDAPVSNLRQRVLEVLKREGYIRGFERAETENHPVLRIELKYYEGQPVIRTITRISKPGRRVYSSVKDLPRIRNGLGISIVSTPKGVLSDAEARDANVGGEILCTIF
- the rplF gene encoding 50S ribosomal protein L6 → MSRIGKKPVPVPQGVTVALNDNNLSVKGPKGELHLALVDEVVISYENNELSVQPKGDSKRARSMWGMQRTLVNNVVTGVTTGFTENLEITGVGYRAAMKGKDLQLSLGFSHEVVFQVPEGITVVVPEPTKITITGIDKQKVGQVAAKVREYRKPEPYKGKGIRYAGEFIFRKEGKKK
- the rplR gene encoding 50S ribosomal protein L18 → MSTADKLFARRRRRVRTKLSQTAGDRLRLSIHRSNLHIYAQVIDDVKGVTLAAASTLDETLKGTSGGNIAAASAVGKLIAERAKAAGISNVVFDRGGFIYHGRVKALAEAAREGGLAF
- the rpsE gene encoding 30S ribosomal protein S5, yielding MARPDKFEREESEFIEKLVHINRVAKVVKGGRRFGFAALMIVGDGKGRVGFGHGKAREVPEAIRKATEAAKKSMVRIPLREGRTLHHDLEGRHGAGRVVMRYAPEGTGIIAGGPMRAVFEGLGVHDVVAKSLGSSNAYNMIRATFDALQKQLAPRQVAARRSLKVADLIARRGEAPRDAESGE
- the rpmD gene encoding 50S ribosomal protein L30, giving the protein MAAKKTLKVTQIGSPIRREKSQEATLIGLGLNKINRTRELEDTPSVRGMIAKVQHMVRVEE
- the rplO gene encoding 50S ribosomal protein L15, which translates into the protein MKLNDLAEHPQARKLRTRVGRGIGSGLGKTSGRGQKGQGSRSGVAIKGFEGGQMSLLRRLPKRGFNNIHALDYVELNLGRLQDAIDTKQLDAKDITGEKLVAAGVLRRLRDGVRLLAKGSITSAVTITVAGASKSAIAAVEKAGGKVEVAAPKAAPVEA
- the secY gene encoding preprotein translocase subunit SecY — encoded protein: MASAAEQLAANLNFGAIAKATELKKRIWFTLGALIVYRLGTYIPLPGIDPVVLNQIFSQNSQGILGMFNMFSGGALQRMTIFALNIMPYISASIIVQLMTSISPSFAALKKEGEAGRKKLNQYTRYGTVLLTALQAYGLAVGLEHMSAGGMSAAIDPGFFFRATTVITLIGGTMFLMWLGEQITSRGVGNGISLIIFAGIIAELPRALAGTFQLSVAQNWNVFAIPALLLFVAGVIYVIVYMERAQRRILIQYPKRQVGMKITQGESSHLPLKLNTAGVIPPIFASSLLLMPMTLASFSAQGGGPEWLTTMTSMLGHGQPLYIVFYVLGIVFFSFFYTAVVFNPEDTADNLKKYGGFIPGIRPGKNTAEYLDFVLTRLTVLGAIYLSVLCLLPEILISEFAVPFYFGGTSLLIVVNVTMDTVGQIHSHLMAHQYEGLIKKAKLKGGRGK
- a CDS encoding adenylate kinase; the encoded protein is MNIILLGPPGAGKGTQAQRLQERRGLVQLSTGDMLRAAVKAGTETGTAAKGFMDAGQLVPDAVVIGIIADRIDAPDCKNGFILDGFPRTTAQAEALDGMLAEKKLKLDGVIEMVVDDAALVERVTGRYACAKCGAGYHDLFQKPKVPGVCDICGGTEFTRRADDNRETVVSRLESYHRQTAPLLPYYRDRGTLFEVDGMAAIDDVTTQIETILDGFDGNRA
- the rpsM gene encoding 30S ribosomal protein S13, whose protein sequence is MARIAGVNIPTQKQVEIALTYIHGIGRTFAKQICEKAGIQPNRRVHDLGDAEVLKIRELIDSDYMVEGDLRREVSMNIKRLMDLASYRGLRHRKGLPVHGQRTHTNARTRKGKAKPIAGKKK
- the rpsK gene encoding 30S ribosomal protein S11, giving the protein MAKEPTRIRRRERKNISSGVAHVNASFNNTMVTISDAQGNVISWSSSGMMGFKGSRKSTPYAAQVAAEDAGKKAAEHGMKTLEVEVKGPGSGRESALRALQAVGFTITSIRDVTPIPHNGCRPPKRRRV
- a CDS encoding DNA-directed RNA polymerase subunit alpha yields the protein MVIQKNWQELIKPSKLEVAQQDDRRRATVVAEPLERGFGMTLGNALRRVLMSSLQGAAVTAIQIDGVLHEFSSIPGVREDVTDIVLNIKQLAIGMRGEGPKRLVLEADGPGEIRAGQIKTAAEVEIMNPDLVICALDEGAHLKIEMIVDSGSGYVPADRNRPEDAPIGLIPVDALYSPVRKVSYKVENTREGQILDYDKLVMQVETDGTISPEDAVAYAARILQDQLQLFINFEEPQEAGVEKAADDLGFNRNLLRKVDELELSVRSANCLKNDNIIYIGDLVRKTEAEMLRTPNFGRKSLNEIKEVLSSMGLRLGMDVVGWPPENIEDLAKKLESEI
- the rplQ gene encoding 50S ribosomal protein L17 — its product is MRHNKAGRKLGRTSEHRKALFANMASALIKHEQIRTTLPKAKELRPVVERLITLGKRGGLHARRQALARLPQTDAVIVEKLFSVLSERYSGRSGGYTRVLKAGYRPGDNAEMAIIELVDRDLAAKGQNSGPLQNGEESEAA